A region from the Bactrocera dorsalis isolate Fly_Bdor chromosome 1, ASM2337382v1, whole genome shotgun sequence genome encodes:
- the LOC125777001 gene encoding uncharacterized protein LOC125777001, with amino-acid sequence MNRLTNEQRLQIIGFYYQNQCSVRNVFRALRPIYGLHNRPSEQTINAIVTKFRTQFTLLDIKPTTRMRTVRTEENIASVSESVAEDREMSIRRRSQQLGLCYSTTWKILRKDLGVKPYKIQLVQELKPNDLPQRRIFSEWALEKLAENPLFYRQILFSDEAHFWLNGYVNKQNCRIWGEEQPEAVQELPMHPEKCTVWCGLYAGGIIGPYFFKDAVGRNVTVNGDRYRSMLTNFLLPKMEELNLVDMWFQQDGATCHTARDSMAILRENFGQQFISRNGPVSWPPRSCDLTPLDYFLWGYVKSKVYRNKPATIPALEDNISEEIRAIPAEMLEKVAQNWTFRMDHLRRSRGQHLNEIIFKK; translated from the coding sequence atgaatagacttactaacgagcaacgcttgcaaatcattggattttattaccaaaatcagtgttcggttcgaaatgtgtttcgcgctttacgtccgatttatggtctacataatcgaccaagtgagcaaacaattaatgcgattgtgaccaagtttcgcactcagtttactttattggacattaaaccaaccacacgaatgcgtacagtgcgtacagaagagaatattgcgtctgtttctgagagtgtggctgaagaccgtgaaatgtcgattcgtcgccgttcgcagcaattgggtttgtgttattcgaccacatggaagattttacgcaaagatcttggtgtaaaaccgtataaaatacagctcgtgcaagaactgaagccgaacgatctgccacaacgtcgaattttcagtgaatgggccctagaaaagttggcagaaaatccgcttttttatcgacaaattttgttcagcgatgaggctcatttctggttgaatggctacgtaaataagcaaaattgccgcatttggggtgaagagcaaccagaagccgttcaagaactgcccatgcatcccgaaaaatgcactgtttggtgtggtttgtacgctggtggaatcattggaccgtattttttcaaagatgctgttggacgcaacgttacggtgaatggcgatcgctatcgttcgatgctaacaaactttttgttgccaaaaatggaagaactgaacttggttgacatgtggtttcaacaagatggcgctacatgccacacagctcgcgattctatggccattttgagggaaaacttcggacaacaattcatctcaagaaatggacccgtaagttggccaccaagatcatgcgatttaacgcctttagactattttttgtggggctacgtcaagtctaaagtctacagaaataagccagcaactattccagctttggaagacaacatttccgaagaaattcgggctattccggccgaaatgctcgaaaaagttgcccaaaattggactttccgaatggaccacctaagacgcagccgcggtcaacatttaaatgaaattatcttcaaaaagtaa